A single region of the Eublepharis macularius isolate TG4126 chromosome 14, MPM_Emac_v1.0, whole genome shotgun sequence genome encodes:
- the ZDHHC12 gene encoding palmitoyltransferase ZDHHC12: protein MRLGRPWGGGCLVRAAHTGLSWGIAVGLFLYPTDLRRQEERGQLIQPLFFVLLVLCSVLLYFIVSLMDPGYVEHDEEVKEVVREEEKAMISQQVPTTIRLRRCGYCMVKQPMRAKHCQTCQQCVRRYDHHCPWIENCVGERNHPLFIVYLAVQLVVLLWALQVAWSGLSFELSWTWLQYNLLLLLSFLVIVLFTVVVTLLLVSHLYLVSCNTTTWEFMSRHRISYLKQCKEENPFDQGIFRNLWRFFCACRLVSWENLYFQDDGDTV from the exons ATGCGGCTGGGGCGGCCGTGGGGCGGCGGGTGCCTGGTGCGGGCCGCGCACACGGGGCTCAGCTGGGGCATCGCGGTGGGGCTTTTCCTGTACCCGACAG ACCTGCGGCGCCAAGAGGAACGGGGCCAGTTGATTCAGCCCTTGTTCTTCGTCTTGTTGGTTCTCTGCTCCGTCTTGCTGTACTTCATTGTTTCTCTCATGGATCCCGGCTATGTTGAGCACGATGAGGAAGTGAAG GAAGTGGTGAGGGAAGAGGAAAAAGCAATGATATCCCAGCAAGTCCCAACAACCATTCGGCTCCGACGTTGTGGATACTGCATGGTGAAG CAGCCAATGAGAGCCAAGCACTGCCAGACGTGTCAGCAGTGCGTCCGTCGCTATGACCACCACTGCCCCTGGATTGAGAACTGCGTGGGAGAGAGGAATCACCCGCTCTTCATCGTCTATCTGGCTGTCCAGCTTGTGGTTCTGCTGTGGGCCCTTCAGGTGGCCTG GTCCGGCCTGAGCTTTGAGCTGTCGTGGACGTGGCTCCAgtacaacctcctcctcctcctctccttcctcgTGATTGTCCTCTTCACCGTTGTAGTGACGCTGCTGCTGGTTTCACACCTGTACCTGGTCTCGTGCAACACCACCACCTGGGAATTCATGTCCCGCCATCGCATTTCCTATCTGAAGCAGTGCAAAGAAGAGAACCCTTTTGACCAAGGCATCTTCCGCAATCTCTGGCGGTTCTTCTGTGCCTGTCGCCTAGTCTCATGGGAGAATCTGTACTTCCAAGACGATGGAGACACGGTGTGA